TTAAAAGAGTACGAGTCTCGAATAAAAATAGACTATATTATCTCTGACGCAAAAACGGGGCAAAAATTAACAAAAGCTTATACCATTCAAGTTGCCGTTGAAATTGACACAGGAGAAATGCAATTTGAAAGTCCGACAATATTTAAAGAAAAAATACTACCATGGTTAAGTTAATTTATTTTTTTTGCTTGTTATTGCTTAGCGCATGGTCGCAGCCGCTGCACAGCTTCGAGCTTAATGCAGAGCAAGCGATGAATATTTTATCAATGCCAATGGAAAAAAATACTCACGGTACCTTTAAACAAAAGAAGTATTTTAACGTGTTAGCCAACCCTTTTATGTCTTCTGGTTATTACCGCCAAACAGACAGCAAGTTTACATGGGAGACGACTAAACCTGTACATAGTACATTAATCTTTGATGGCGTGAAGCTTTGGCAGCAGAATGGTTCAGAAGAAAAGGTAGAACTGCCATTAGCCAATCATTATATTAAGGTGGTTAAAGCCTTAATTAATGGTGATTTAATAGCGTTAAAAGCATTTTTTGCTTTTAATAAAAGTAAAATAAGCAATTGCGTTATATTGTCGCCATTGGATGATAAAATTGCTTTAATCGGTCAAACAATTCATCTTTGTTACCAAGATAAACACCTCTCAATTCGTATAAATGAAAAAAGCGGTAATTACACTGAACTGTTGATGACACCTGCTGATAAAAGCGTTGTTAAGTAAAGAGCTGTGATGAAAAAGCATACCGGGCTATTAATTGTACAAATGTTTGCTACAGTAATGATGTTACTGTTTTTAGTTCGACAAGGTGTTGATGTTAAAGCAGATATATTAAGTACTTTACCGGCTTCTGACTATCCTGAATTTGTTATTGATGCGGAACAAAAATTGTTCCAGCGTTCCGCTAACCAATTGATTATCTCTTTTTCTGGCGAAGACAAAGTCAAAGCGTATCAACGTATGTTGTCTGATATTCAACAAAAAGGTTGGCAGGTTAGCTTACCTAATAAAGAGAAAATCAGTCAGTTGTCGAATTTTTATACGCAGCATGTTGGTAGTGTACTTTCCAACGATTTTCGAGAACATCTATCAACGATAAAGAGTTATCAACAATATTTTAACCAACAGCTTGCTCAAATATCCAACCCAATTGTCAGCCAAACCTTTGCAAATGATCCCAGTCTTGCCACGTCGAGTTTTATTCATGAAAGGCTGAACCAGTACTCTTCAATATCGGTAAAAGACAATTACTTTATTGCATTAAATTCAACGAAACAGCCTATTTTACTTTTTGTTGAAGTTGAGACTGCAGAAAAAGCGTTAGTTAATATCGATCAAGCAATAGCTGCAGCAGAACACGTTAATCAGTTAGTGAACGAAACATTATTGCAGTATCCGAAAGTAACCATTAAAACTTCTGGAATTTTATTACATACTGCTGAAAATGCTGCAAACGCTAAATGGGAAATGAGTGTTTTTGGCAGCTTGAGTCTTTTAGCAACTGTCATATTAGTTGTTTGGGCATTTCATTCAGTTATTCCTGTTTTTTGGATTATGCTGACGGTGAGTAATGCATTTTTAGTTGGGCTTTGTGCGCTTTTATGGAGCTTTGCGTCAATACATGTGATCACTCTCGTGTTTGGGGTAACGTTAATTGGCTTAACGGTTGATTATTGCTTACATGTATTAACGAGTAAGTATGGAGTTCATAAACATAGGGTAGGGAAGACACTCTGTTTTGCCTTAATCACCACCTTAATTTGCTATAGCTTATTTTATTTTACCCCGTTAATGATATTAAAACAGGTTGCCGTATTCGTAAGTTTTGGATTAATAGCCGCTTATTTTACTAGCTTATGGTTAGAAAGGTTGTTATTTTCTCAAGATTTAAAGCAATCGTCAGTTCGCTTATTAAGTACAAAAACATTAAAACCATTACTATTAAAACTACAACCGGCTATTTTAGTGGCCATTAGCATAGTGATTGTAGCTTCAATAGTTAAACCGCTACAATTTGACGATAATGTTGCGTCATTAAATGCCAGCTCTGATGAGCTTTTGGATGCTGAACGTTATCACTTTGAGTTGCTTAATCAACAGTCAGTTCATCGAGTATTCATCCACGCGACTTCAATTGAAGCATTATTACAAAAAGAAGAGGCGATAGCTGCTCATTTACGTACTACATATCCTTTAATTAACATCAATAAATTAAGTGACTGGCTACCTTCTAAAGCACAGCAAAACATTAATTTTCAACGTATTGAAAAAGCGCAGCAAGGCGGTGTTTTTTCATTGTTGACACAAGCGGTACCAACTTTTCAACTACCCGAACAAGTATCTTACTTAACCGTTAATGCTTTTATTCAAAAGCTAGGTAAACAATACCTTAACCACCTATATGTTGACGATATTAACGGTCATGTATCGGTAATGGAACTGAGTGGGACATCTAAATCGGCAGTTTCTACGTTCTTAGCGGATAAAAAGGATGTGGTTTTATTTGATAAACAATCGTCGTTAACTGATGTTATTCAGCACTTTAGACAAACACTAAGTTATTGGCTTTTTGCTGCTATAGCTGTGATTTTGATATTGTTATTAATACGATATGAATTAAAAACTACGCTAAAAGCTGCGTTGGTTATTGTAGCTGCAACATATAGTGCATTATATCTTTCACAATTACGCGATGGTGCTATCTCTATTTTTAATTTATTGAGTGCAATGCTACTGATTGGTTTAGCCGTTGATTACTTAATTTTTTATCGTGAACGGCAATTAAGTCAAGCAAACCTTTTAGCCGTGAGTCTATCTGCTGCTTCGTCTTTATTGGTTTTTGGCATGTTAGCATTTAGTCAAACTCCGGCGATATACAGCTTTGGCTTAACTGTAACCTTAGGGTTGTTCTTGATTTATATATTGGCGCCAATTGTGGCAAAGGAATAAAATGAAAGTTGAACATGTTGATGTCATCATTATAGGCGCCGGTCCAGCAGGTGCAGTGGCTGGAGCAATGCTTGCAAATTTAAACCATAAAGTGTTAATTATTGAAAAGGAGCATTTTCCTCGTTTTTCTATCGGTGAAAGCCTATTGCCTCAATGTATGGCATTTATCAAACAAGCAGGTTTATTAGAAAATATTGAAACATCAGCTGATGATTTGGCGTTTCAATTTAAAAATGGTGCAGCATTTTTTCACCAAGACAAATACACTGATTTTGATTTTACGGAAAAATTTACACCGGGCCCTGGTACGACTTATCAGATTAAACGTGCCGGTTTTGATAAGCTACTGGCCGATGGCGCTAAGCAAAAAGGGGTAGATATTCGCTATGGCGAATTAGTCAAAAAAGTTGATGTAGAATGTGATAACCCGACGGTAGATATTCAAACTGACACTGGTGAAGAGTATCAAGTTACAGGTAAGTTTTTATTAGATGCGAGCGGCTTTGGGCGGGTATTACCTCGATTATTGCAGTTAGAAACACCGTCCAACTTTCCTGTTAGACAATCCTATTTTACTCATGTTAAAGACAACATAACCGATAAAAACTTCGACAGAAATAAAATTTTAATTACTGTGCATCCAAACTATAAAGATATTTGGTATTGGTTAATTCCATTCGCAGACGGTACCGCAAGTGTTGGCGTAGTAGGCGAGCCATCAATGTTTGATCAACAGTTAACTGCAAACCAATTACTACAGTCTTTTATTGAACAAACACCCAATCTGAAACATTTGTTAAACAATGCAAGCTTTATTTCAGATGCGCGAGTCATTAAAGGCTATGCTGCAAATGTTGATTGTTTATATGGTGATAATTATGCATTACTTGGAAATGCAGGTGAATTTTTAGATCCAGTTTTTTCTTCCGGGGTCACCATTGCAATGAAGTCAGCATCTTTAATTGCACCTGTCGTTGATAAGAAAATAAATGGTAAACGTGTTGATATTGAAAATGAATTTGCTGTACCGCTAAAAAAAGGTATTGATTGTTTTAAAACGTTTGTGAGTGCATGGTATGACGGACGCTTTCAAGATGTGATCTTTTTTGAACAACAAGAGCCGCACGTAAAAGCGATGATCAGTTCTATTTTGGCTGGGTACGCATGGGATGACAATAACCCCTATGTTGTACAAAGTGAAAGACGATTAAATGTATTGGTAAAGTTATGCAACGATATTTAGTCACCATCATATTAACTCTGCTATTTTCCTGTTCAACTACCCAACAGCCCGCTGAAGTATCTATCGCCAAAGATATAGCGTTAAAGTTGCAGTCTGTAGATGAAGAAGTGAAATACTACCAGCAAGCTTTATTAACGGTAACGATGCAAGAACAACAACATAACATGTTAGTGAACACTGAATACACGCAAGGTAAATTGGCGATAGTTGCAGTGTCATTACAAGGCATGCCGTTGTTCGAATTAACGCACGATGATTTTGGGTACGTTGATATAAAACGATATATACCACTTGATATTGAGCCCGCTCATATTTTAGCTGATATGCAGTTGATCCAAATACCAGTAAATAAACTATCATCTCGGTTAATTGGTGGTCGGATCGAAGAAGTGCAAAACGCCGAAAATAGGGTTAGAACCCTGTATTTTCATCAACAACCGGTGATTGAAGTTACGTATTTTGACAGTGTAATCGAGTTTCATCACTTGCAACGACAATACAAAATGACGATTAAAAAGTTAAAGGCGCACTAATGAGCTATTTACATGATTTAGGCATCGTTTGCTCGCTAGGTAATAATAAAGAACAGGTGTTTAATTCACTTATCAATCAACCAAAGAAAGAGTATTTGACGCCCTGGCAGCAAGCGGTCGATTCCGACAAAGTCTTTCATTGTGGTCAAGTGCAGTTAAATACAGGTGAAATGCCTGATCTATCAAGTTTCCCATTACAGTTTCAAAGTAGAAATAACCAACTTGCGTTATTAGCATACCAACAGATTGAAGTAACCGTTAAACGGCTATTAAATGGTATTTGTTCATCTCGTATTGCGGT
The Thalassotalea hakodatensis genome window above contains:
- a CDS encoding outer membrane lipoprotein carrier protein LolA, which produces MVKLIYFFCLLLLSAWSQPLHSFELNAEQAMNILSMPMEKNTHGTFKQKKYFNVLANPFMSSGYYRQTDSKFTWETTKPVHSTLIFDGVKLWQQNGSEEKVELPLANHYIKVVKALINGDLIALKAFFAFNKSKISNCVILSPLDDKIALIGQTIHLCYQDKHLSIRINEKSGNYTELLMTPADKSVVK
- a CDS encoding MMPL family transporter → MKKHTGLLIVQMFATVMMLLFLVRQGVDVKADILSTLPASDYPEFVIDAEQKLFQRSANQLIISFSGEDKVKAYQRMLSDIQQKGWQVSLPNKEKISQLSNFYTQHVGSVLSNDFREHLSTIKSYQQYFNQQLAQISNPIVSQTFANDPSLATSSFIHERLNQYSSISVKDNYFIALNSTKQPILLFVEVETAEKALVNIDQAIAAAEHVNQLVNETLLQYPKVTIKTSGILLHTAENAANAKWEMSVFGSLSLLATVILVVWAFHSVIPVFWIMLTVSNAFLVGLCALLWSFASIHVITLVFGVTLIGLTVDYCLHVLTSKYGVHKHRVGKTLCFALITTLICYSLFYFTPLMILKQVAVFVSFGLIAAYFTSLWLERLLFSQDLKQSSVRLLSTKTLKPLLLKLQPAILVAISIVIVASIVKPLQFDDNVASLNASSDELLDAERYHFELLNQQSVHRVFIHATSIEALLQKEEAIAAHLRTTYPLININKLSDWLPSKAQQNINFQRIEKAQQGGVFSLLTQAVPTFQLPEQVSYLTVNAFIQKLGKQYLNHLYVDDINGHVSVMELSGTSKSAVSTFLADKKDVVLFDKQSSLTDVIQHFRQTLSYWLFAAIAVILILLLIRYELKTTLKAALVIVAATYSALYLSQLRDGAISIFNLLSAMLLIGLAVDYLIFYRERQLSQANLLAVSLSAASSLLVFGMLAFSQTPAIYSFGLTVTLGLFLIYILAPIVAKE
- a CDS encoding NAD(P)/FAD-dependent oxidoreductase, which gives rise to MKVEHVDVIIIGAGPAGAVAGAMLANLNHKVLIIEKEHFPRFSIGESLLPQCMAFIKQAGLLENIETSADDLAFQFKNGAAFFHQDKYTDFDFTEKFTPGPGTTYQIKRAGFDKLLADGAKQKGVDIRYGELVKKVDVECDNPTVDIQTDTGEEYQVTGKFLLDASGFGRVLPRLLQLETPSNFPVRQSYFTHVKDNITDKNFDRNKILITVHPNYKDIWYWLIPFADGTASVGVVGEPSMFDQQLTANQLLQSFIEQTPNLKHLLNNASFISDARVIKGYAANVDCLYGDNYALLGNAGEFLDPVFSSGVTIAMKSASLIAPVVDKKINGKRVDIENEFAVPLKKGIDCFKTFVSAWYDGRFQDVIFFEQQEPHVKAMISSILAGYAWDDNNPYVVQSERRLNVLVKLCNDI
- a CDS encoding DUF3261 domain-containing protein, with protein sequence MQRYLVTIILTLLFSCSTTQQPAEVSIAKDIALKLQSVDEEVKYYQQALLTVTMQEQQHNMLVNTEYTQGKLAIVAVSLQGMPLFELTHDDFGYVDIKRYIPLDIEPAHILADMQLIQIPVNKLSSRLIGGRIEEVQNAENRVRTLYFHQQPVIEVTYFDSVIEFHHLQRQYKMTIKKLKAH